Genomic window (Magnolia sinica isolate HGM2019 chromosome 6, MsV1, whole genome shotgun sequence):
CCCTACTAATCTAGAAACATCCTCATCTCTTAAGGCCTTAGCCATCTAACCATCCCTCCACGAAGGAGAGTAAAAGTGAGAGTGATAGTCCATCCCTGGTCTAGCCTAACCTTGACATAGTTCAAATATTCTAAAACACCCAAGTCCTAATCCAAGCCACTCGATCTTGCCTTCACGATACCTTCACGATACTAtcgtccatccaaccattcaagcttTGATAAACTATATCTAATTTTGAGCATTAGCATTGTGCAACACTCATTCCCTTCTCGACCCTCATTGCTCATCAAATACATCATTATTGCATTGCATTATATCATTTCATCGTATCTAATTGGCAGATGTATGCTCTATAGCTTGTCAAGATAATCGGAGCCTGCCCACCAGAAACCCAACTAGTTAGTCGTCATTTTGTCATTAGCAACAACATAGTATCAAGCATCCCATACATCACATTTCCATGTTCCATAATACTCAACACTCGGTCAGTTCGAACATATGTTATGTGGCTTGCCAGTATAATTGGATCATGCCCATCAGAATTTCAGATTGATCAACCACCATCATCATTGCACTACACCTTAATCTTTTGTGTGTGAAAACTAATCTTATTCCTCATGAATTAGccagatcttgtgaagtagagattaTATATCTGTACAGGGcaaagtgggtgcctaacacctacCCTCTCTATAACAATAGTCCCTTACTCAAAATCTctaaaactcaaactcaagagtcACTTTAGGGCTAAGGGCCTTCGAATTCTCAATCATAAGCGTTTCTACATGGTCGAACCGACTGTATCTACGAAGTAGCTAGTTAGTGGTAACTTCGGTCAAACATAATGCCATCTTAATCCCAAAAGATCGAGAGAGAGGCACCCCATGGAATGCGAGTTAACCCCACCCGAGATCCAGCGTCCACacaaggcccaccttcaatgtgggttatccatcatgcGAGGCCACCTTGGACCTGGGTTATCTATCATGTTGAACATTGGATGTAGatggtccatcatgtgggctcacctttaatgtgaaccatccatcaagtATGACCCAACTTTGAAGCTGGtctccatcatgtgggacctaccttggatGTAAGCCATTCATCAAcggagccaacctttgatgtggattgtccattacgtagggtccaccttaatgtgggtcattcattataTGGGGCTAATCAttaatgttaattttccatcaTACGGAGCCCTCCTTCAATGTCCATTACCCATCAtctggagcccacctttaatgtggaccatccaccatgtgggccattcattattaGGGCCAATCTTTAATATGTACTAtcaatgatgtggggcccaccttgatgtgggtcatccatcatgtgaagcccaccttcaatatccactagCCATCAtgtgtgtagacaccccacccgtGCAGAATTGGCAAAGAGGGCATACCGTTAACTTCTCATCAGATGACAAACACCCAATGCCCCATTTCTCTCACTCGAAGATTTTTAACCGATCCTGCTTACCCAAAAAGGGATGACGGTTTCATAGCCTATAAGAGCAGCACCCGCCCCCTAACCATAAGAGGCAGAAATGGTAGAGAAAATAGTATAGAAGTTGTGAGGAAATTTCGTTGATTTCCTTAGCTTTCGTTCACCAACAACGAGGATATTATGCCACCTAGGATGCTCTACAGCTACCAAGCCCGCACCTAggttctacttcggctagccataCTTAACTCGTCAAAGCTAGCTAGACGAATCGGGAGTGGGGTCAAGATTAGGGATGTCCGATTATCTCTTTTTTGACTCAAGACAAGGTTACTTgagttttcttttctctttcttgcaTCTCAATCAAGCTCAGAACGTGGTCCATTCTGCACATTCCCTTCTTGGCATATACtgtctcttttttccttttactaCATTTCcttttattatatttatcctatTATGCTAACCTGCCCAGGGTCTCGACTCTGTGAAGTAAGGCtaagatttttcttcttttcactgCACATATTGTTTTATTATGCAAGTATGCCCATTATCTTTTGACTTTACGAAGCAAGGCTAAGATATGTTcacttttattttttcatttgcaTGTCCACCCCTCTCGTGGGGATTATGCAAAGCATGACTAGATGATTGACATAGGTGTAGGCACCATATTTCCCTTATAGTCATATATTCCTGAAAGTAGAGACCGCACTTAGTGCGGGCAAGAGAGGGTGTATAATCTATTCTTCTATTGTAACCAAGACTCTTATTCGAAATCTACAGTCTCGAACCAACCATAGGAGTCACTTGAGTTGGGGAATCTTATGATTCCCTGACCATTAAGCGATTCTACAATTTCTAATTGACCATAGATTCCAAGCTTcttttggctagtggcgactcaaAGTTAAATGTACTTTTATACCTGAGTCTAACCCTACATTTAAATCAAATCAAAACCATAACTGATAGGGTTAAGAATCTTCAAATCCTCTATCCTAACGTTTCTATAGGATTTAGTCGATTGTAGGGACGAAGCAACCAGTTAGTTGTGACTTTTGTCAAATATAATACTCTTTTAATCACAATGTAAAGCACTTGAAAAAGGCATACCCATGAAAGCACGAGTCAATTTCACTGCAGATCTAGCATCCACACTCATCCACTTCAGCTGCTATCCTTACATCACCTAATCGACCCTTGAGAAAAAGGTGTCCAACATATGGAACCCTTATGTCTAGCCCAATCCAATACATGTTTACAAAGTTCACACATGTATTGTCAATCATATGCCAATCATATTTCTTGATTCTCTTTAGTCTATTCATCCTGCCAATTACATCATGGGTCATTAAGGGTATTGGAGTAGAATGGATTTACAATCCAAAGGTTATTCGCAACGTGGCTTAGGAGGTATTTGAAATTCACGTGGATTTCAAATATTCAAATTTGTTGAGTTTTACAATCTGTCTCTCATTCTTAGATCTCTAATTCTCTCCTTGTTTGCTAACTTTTAAAGATAAAAAAGCCGCATGTGTAAAATAAGTGCCATTGGGCTATTAATCCACCGTCCCAAATCAATCGGATTACCCagttgcatcactaaaattatatCAATAAAAGGATATGAGCACTCTAATCATTGCTGAAAATCAGTGGTTAAAAAATGTTAGATAGTCACTCTTTCGTATACTTATGAATCACATGAGGCTTAAATTTCATCtttttcacctaagtatatattttaattagTTCATTaaaatcattgtgtcaaacaacACATATATACAGAATTTCATTCTTATTTTCAAAGTATACATTTCAATTGGTTTACTATAATTATTCTGTCTAACCTcatatatgtacactaattaaggatattaaaaataatttaataattaaattcaaactcttatAAATAGTGTATAATTTAGATGCATTGTTATTTTTGAATACCAGCTGCAATTTCCAATCCATGTCTTTGAAATTCAAGCTCAAAACATTGCCCTTATCACTTCCCACCATGAGATGCTATGGACCTGTGGCGGACCTGGGTATTAGAGGAGTACACGAGTTGAATCAAGTCGAGTTTGACACATCTTGACTAGGCTCAACCACTGGCTGACCCCATcttgaactcagctcagctcggtcctcgtgcttgattggccagctcagcttggtttggtcagcagcgTAGGCCTAttcaagctaagttcgagcctaGATAGATCTGAGTTCGCCTATACAGCATTTTCTCAAATAcgtggagtgcactttcaatttctcaatgTATGTAAAAcgacaacaatggttttacatatatttcatcaaacactccatatggaacatcaaaatcaaaacacaatggtatttgttttatatccataccttccttctTAGCTACAAACTGACActttgttaagtcatttcatcggatacttggtgagcaacaccaatatcaaagtaactaagaGTCATCAAACTAGTTCagtttgagttggggttcgatccaagtcaagtcgagcccAGGCAAGTTCAAACTCAATTCGaaaaattttcaagctcaaaaaacagCTCAACTAAGTTCGAACCCACTTTTGAACCAAGTCATgtcaagcaagctaaccgagctaactcggttcgtgtacagctctactggCGATTGGACCGAACTGACTTTCGATGCCGGGCATTTTCAAAGTGCCAGAGGTAAGACCCGAATCTTAGGGTTACACACGTGTGTATCGCCATCATCCACAAGTGACCACACGTGCGATCTCCTTTATAGAAAAAAAATGCCGTTACGCTGTCCGCAAGCTCCTCCATTTTTAACAGACAAAAGCCCTAAACCGCAAAACCCCTAAACCAGCCATGCACTCCCCCCCTCTCTCCAACCACATCTCCCGCCTTTTCTACCACTCTCTTCGAAGAATCTCGACCGTCCGTCGCCCCCAGGCCCTCATCGAGGCACAGGAAGCCCTCACCGACTACCTCCACTCCACCCGCTCCTTACCCTTCACCCACGCGGAGCACATTAGCACCAATTCCCCTTCTTCTCTCTCCGCCCTCCTCTCCAAAATCAAATTCCCCTCCTCCAACGTCTCTCATGTCCTCCACCGGTTCCTCCGCTACCACCCCATCAACGAATTCGAATTCTTCTTCGAGAGTATCGGCCTCTCTCCTCCTGAAATCCCAGCCTTTCTTCCGGCCCACCAGTTCTTCCTATCCGACGCCAGCAATCTCGTCTCTGTTGTCCGCGCTCTCGTGGAATACGGGTTCCCATGGAACAAGCTCGGGAGGATCTACAAGGAGGAAGTTTCGATTTTTGGCGAGGACTTGGGGAGATTGAAGGAGCGGCTACGTGAGTTAGAAGCGTTGGGGTTTAATAGAGTCTCGGTGGTTGGGATTTGCTTGGCTTTTCCGTCAGTTTTGGATGGGAATGGCAGTTTGGGTGGTGGGGTCGATGCATTGCTCGATGACTTGAAACGAGTTTTTTTCGATTTCGATTTGGTGGGGTCCGTTGGGGGGAATCTGGATGCTTGCTATGAGGTCTGTAGGAAGATTCGGGTTTTCTACGATCTGGGTTGCGAGAAGGGGAAGACGGGGGAGCTGATCGGGACGAATCGGGACATCTTGTTTGAATTTGTGGAGGAGGTGTTGGTCGAGAAGGTGGAATTCTTTTGTAGGCTGGGTGCAAGGAAGGAGGACGTCGGGTTGTTTATTCTCCGTTGCCCTGagattttgaaatttgaattagAGGGACGTGTGATAACAATATTCGATTATTTGGAACAGCTTGGGTTGGATCACAAGGAATTGACTTCGATTGTTTGCCAATATCCTCACGTTTTGGGCAAGAACAGGTTGAGGAATTTACCTCAGTCGATGAGAGCTTTGGATCTTCACAGCTGGTTtgctgataagatcatgaatggGAATCATCACCTTCTACCAGGTTTTGTAACTGGAAATTACGAAGAGGAATTGGAAAAGGATTTTAGAAATGACATTGAGAGAATCAATCACCCAACCAAGCATCATCACATGTCTGGTAAGTTGGATTTCTTGCTCCAAATCGGCTTTGGAAACAATAGGCATTCTATAGAGATCTTGCGCCACATGCATGGCACGGGGATCCAGTTACAAGAACGATTCAATTGCCTCCTTCAAATGGGGATTGAGCACTCCAAGCTCTGTAAGATGATAAGCATGTCTCCAAAAATCCTCAACCAGAACACGGATATGCTCAAACAAAAGGTGaacttcttcttcaatgagaTGCATTGCTCTTTGGAGCAACTCTATGCTTTCCCTTGGTATCTATGTTATGATCTAGAGAATCGGATCAAGCCTAGATATCAATTCCTTTCACGGCTTAGAGAAAAGGGTTTGCTTGAGATGCATTATTCGCCTGCAACTGTCATCACGGCTACTGAGAAGAATTTCATAGGCTACCTTCTAAAAATCCATCGTGCTGCCCCGAAACAATGGTTTGAGTCCTCATTGAAAAGGCCTGGTAATGGCAACCTAGAAACATAGTCCTATTCTGTCTGAATCAATGCCTATGTCAGGAGTTTGATTTCAAATCCCAATTCCCCATGTGTGCGGATGTGTTGAGTGCTTGTGAGATCCCAGCCATTCATCTGGTCTGCCACACCAGTGCATATGACACGGCCGAAGATTAGGCCAATCCGGTCATCACGTTGAGTATGGACTGTTGGTGAATTTTTTTGTTCTAGTTGTCCATTTTTTTCCATGCATGTGTAACCCACCCAAAGATTGGGCAGGCCTGATTATTGGCCCATGGCACATACACAGTCTGAGCTGGTGAATGACCCGGATCATGCTCACATATTCCACATTGCTTTCTCTTGCAAACAACCATTGCATTTCTCTTACAAGAAATTGGTTCTGGGTAATGGTGCCATTATCTTTCCCAATCCAAACTTGTACAAGTACATGATTTGCTTAGTCTTGTCCATGTAAACTGGCACATTATGTGGTTCGGGCAACGGGTTGTGTTCATTTATCTCTTTTCTGTCGGTACTAACATTCACCAAAAGGCTTTAATTCTCAAGCACCATGCCACCATTGGATCCTTTTCCTGTACATCTGATCTTGATCCTATTAACATCCAAAAGCCGCATGTTCGGTATTTCGATTGACATTTGTATAACAATACCCTTTTACTCTGCAGTCTGGTTATGATCAGGTAAAACATCAGTTGTGCATGCCATGTGATACAGGCATGCATTCAACTCTATGTATTTGCTGTTCAGTATTTGATTGTAGTGCCCAAGATGAGCATTTTATCTTTGTAAATGAGTTTTGACTTTCAATGTACATGTTCTTgtgtattttctttttaagatttaCTTGAGAAATATACCAACATTTTCCTTTTGCGGTGCCTTTGGAATTTGGAAGCACAACACCAAATCAGCATTTGTTTGAATATGTCTACTTTCTGGGTGTTTGGACAGTGCAGAAAATGAAACCAAAATGGGCTGGTTAATCAGATTTCTGTCCCAACTTAGAATTTAattaattactttttttttttttaaaacattccAAACCttggggcttgtttggatttgtggaaagaGTGGGAAGGAAACATTGTTCCTCAGGAAACATTATTTCCAGAAAATTGTGGGAAAGGAAATTTTGTTTTCCAtgttttttaaaataagattTTCCTGAAAATTTTGATTCTGTTTCCAAATTTATTGTTtggtaaaatagaaaatttcctaATAGTTATTGGCATATGCTAGATTAACACATGACACATATGGATTGCTTAAAGATGGACGATAGCACATGCATGTGGTTGCCTAAGCTTAATGGTGTCACACATGAGACACATGAGGGATGCTTAAGTTGTAAGATGGCACATGTGACACAAGGGACCCATTAGCACATGTGACGCATGTGGACACTGAAAGGTTGATGGTGGCAGATGCGCACTtaggcacatgtggcacatacaagtgattgaagatggacaatggcacTTGTGGGTGCTTTGCACGTGGGGTGCAAGTGAAAGATGGATGGTATCACATGTAGCATAGTGGCGTATATACAGCACAATAGAAGATGAACAATGGAAAGTTGGGACATGTGGCACATACGAGGCGCTTTGTACACGTGAAGCTCAAGTGAAGATGGTGTAGCAACACCTGTGCGACACAACAGAAGATGGAGAATGGAAAATTGGCACATGCCGCACATTTGAGGTGCTTTGTAAATGTGGGGCCcaagtgaagatggatggtggcacatgtggcacagtGGCATGTGTGTGGCAGaatagaagatggatggtggaacATTCACACATGTGACGGTTATGAAGCAATTGGAGATGGGTGGGGGCACAAGTGTGTTTAactcttgagaaatacattttctTTCAATTGTGGGAAAATGCCTTTCTTAAGAGGGGAGGTGGGAAGATAAATTCATTGATTTTTCAACAAAAGGAGGAAATGAGAAATGGTGTTTCCCACcaatttccacacacacacacacacaaaaaaagtcTTCACgaacaatttaaaaaaattagtttCATGGGAAATGGTGTTTACTTTCcttttcatgaatccaaacaagccttaCTTGAAATGAAATACTTATAGACCCTAGGATGAGCCATGTTCTTTTAGGGAGATGGAGCTGGAATCCAACTATGCTGTTAAGAGCTAATACATTATTGAGAAGCCACATTTTAGTCCAATTAGGTTTGTTGGTTCTTTGCCCTTTGTATTGGGTATGCTGAATTTCCTCATTCCTAGAAGGACTCCGCAAGTATTCAAACGGTCTCTTGACTTTAAGATGCATTGTGGGCATCCCTTGATGTGCAGATATACAAAATCATCAAGGTTTTTGTGGTTCAATCAAGATTTAGGGTTATTTGATCTATTGCATCATATATCTGCTTTCAATATGGTTATTTTCATCTTCTCATTTCAGTTAGGCTTTACTTTGATGGCTTTCTATCCATTCATCCCCGGTTTCTTGCAAATGATCTTTCGTTGATCATAACACACGAGGTACAAAGGTTCCATCTTTATTGAATTCTGTAATAGATTAGTGTTTTCTCCGGCATTATTAGATTGTTTATCATAGCTCTTTGGCATTCAATCTTTACACCCAGGTCTTTGATGAAATGTTAGGAGCTTGCTGTGGACTTCTTTATTTCTTAGCCCCTTTATCCATGCCGCACTCTGCATTGCCCCAGTGCTACTCAAGTCAGCCTTCATCTCTTTTTACCACCAAGTGTTCGATACTGAGAATTAGCTAGGATGCAAGAAAACGAGAGAAGTTTACAATTCCAAGTCCCAAATGAGGGACTTCGCCTATACATACGCCCATTAAGGCTCTAGATGAATACCTCAGTGGATAAGATTATGCTAAAATGCTCTAGAATCTTTCTTCACCATCCCACACCCATCTAGCTACAAGATTCTTCTTCCAAATAACTCTATAACCTTCTTGAGATTCCTATACTTCTCAACAAGTCTTTATTCGATATGCACAAGATGAGCCAGAAAAGGCAAATTCCTTTGAGTAAGCCTCCAAGCCTGTGATGAGGTGCCAATGGATGAACAGAAGCAAAGACAAGGGCCTTGAGAAATGCATCACTTTAGATGGTATGTTGTCGGGTATGCGTCTAGTGCATGTACCATCAATGGGGATGAAGTCCGATGGGCTGGTTGGCGTTTGGCCAAGTGGGTTATTAGCAAGGTTTACAAGCCAAAATGGAGATCGAACAGGTGGAGCGGTTGGTTCAATCTGAACGGATTCAGTTGTGGATGTAACATGGACATAATAACCATGTCTGTTTTTTCTTCTTAAGGACCATGTACGGAACCAAGTAGTAAAATCCTTTCTTGAGGACCATGGGGTGATGGAATGGATGCCGCTGCCGGTTCACAGTTGTTCATTTCAATTAAACGATGGTTTGAATAGCTTTTATGGTCTATAATGGTTCGATTTTAACTGAATTGCATCTCTCTGCCATAGGGTTAGGTCCATTTTTAAATGTTGGGATTTGTGGAAGCACACAAAgcagaatcaagcaaagtaatggAAATCGAACAGACAAACTCCAACAAAATGGCAATCCgaattttatatggaaaaaccgttgtggaaaaaaaaaaaaacacggcacaaagcgacaagtaatgcactatgaaagcaatattATAAGAGAGAGTAGATCTTATCGATTTGAACAACCCTCGAATCACCTTGAATCTCTAGCTTTGCCCTTCAACCCTTTAAAACAACTTAGAAAGCCCTAATCACCTCTAATCCTCGccataatcccgattacacctggTATATATATTACCCAACCGGGATAGGAAACAAATCACACACTTACGCAAAATTACGTGTCTTCAACggatccttcgatggcattgatagaCATCGAAGACCAGTCGATGACATGGAGGATCCTTCAATGCCATTGAGTGACAACTTtcaaaattgtccagcaatcaATAAGGATTTTTTCGGATTTTCTCGGTGGGATCGAGCagtttgtcaatggcatcgacaaactCTATTacaaacagatttaagacattcgaAAACATTTTATAAGTGAACTTGTTGGCTTGTTCAAGTCAACTCGAATCACTTAGGGTCTGATTAGTTTGGAGCAGGCACCATGAATCATCAAATCTGGCTTCACATGCAGTGTAGCTTAAGTGAAATCTGAGCCTTCCGTGGACGAGCTTCTTAAATCTTTctggcataaaaatcaggccatttcatacCTAATGTGGACCAAAGCACATCACAACAATCGATggctagaaaaatatttttaactgTCAGTTTACCAAGTTGTGGCTCACCTGAAGAGTAAAACTGCCTGATTTTTTAAGCAGAAGATCTTGAGCACTATTTCCAATCTTATGGAAAGCTCAGGTTTCACACACGTGTTTGATGTCTGTGTGCCATCGTATGGACGTGTAAGCAAACGGGTTGTCAACCGGCCGGGCCTAGGGTAGGTCtcagcccggattttgaactattcaaaattctgaattttcagGCCCGAGCCCCCACGTTGCACCCCTCTCAAAGAGACAGAGACTTGGATACTCTGGGCGAGAGTGCTGAATGATACGCAGGCAATTAGGAATCTCCGAGAAAATCCAAAACGCAGAATACTAGTCATGCTAAACCGTCCAAAATATGGACACGGGTTTAGATTTAttattaaacaaaaattaatgtCCCGTGGTCTCAATTTTGAAAAGCAAGTGTCcacaatcagaggttaggattgttcaaccaatctgatttttagacTATAAACGTAGcgactgtgggccccataatttagtcggtttgatttgagttagtgTATAGCACGTGTAGCATttgtaagtgcctgcgtatcgagCGGCCTacaccgccagagtatcaaataactctccacCGAACAAAACCCTCGCACGGTAAACTGGAGAGGTTTCAGAGTCGAAGAAAGAGTGGGAAGGAGCCAAGATAGAGAAGCGAAGCCCATCACAGCAACTAACGGATGAGGAGAAGAGAGGGGATTAGATGAAGGAGATGGTGGATGGTATTGGGAATGGGTTTTGGTGGTGGGCCGGTGCTAGCTCGGCCCAGCTTGCTGCTGCCGTCGCTTCCTACCGACGAGGCTGCGCCGGACGAGAGACGCTTATGCCTTTCAAGGCCTTCACCGTCGCCTCCCTCTTTGTCGGGGCGGGTGCATCCGCCGTCGCCGGGATCCTCCACGCCTCCGGCATACGTACGGTACGTTCTTTCCGATCCCTGCCGTCGGCAAACGCTAAATCACCCTTCGGTGGGTCCACGGGAGAAGGATGCTCATCGCATCCTGTGCTATTTGCAAACCGCTGGCTGGCCTCCACTGAAATTGGGGGCTGGCACAGGCAGCCAGCGATCAGGTGCGTTCATCCGGTGGGGCTGATGTGGATGGGTTCAGTAGCTTAAACCTTGCAGAATCCAACATTACGAGCAGTGGTATTGGTGAGCTTTGTAGGTGCTGGTCATTGATCGGACAGTTCAGATTGTCCAATTTGTGTTATGttagagttgttggttgaaatcaAATGGAGTATGCAAACAGAAAATCAAAATTGGAATTAAAGAAGATAAGGCAAAAAACTTATAAAAGAGTTTAGTCAAGAGGCACGACGTGGGTCACTCGGattgaaatcaaatttgctccTCGTAAACAGCATCCTAAATGCAACAAATTTTTAGAGCAATCAACCTCCAGGATATAAccactatgacccggtcccaatgGTGCACTCACTATACATAAGCTTGAACCACTTGTAGTTTAACCccaaaagtgctgagttgacacAACAACGAACTCAGTAACAAAAATTCTTTAAAGACAGTAGCAACATAGAGCGCTTTTTGAAGAAGCAATATAATTTTCGTAGTTattataaaataaagaaagagtcTTTAAATAGATTTTGAAATGGTGTTTTCAGCACCATTTGAAATGGTTTGGTCCGTTGGGTTTTAAACCCATCAGATGCGACCAACCGACGAGTAgtctctttgtttttttaaaatgaaagagCGCAAGTGTGAGTATATTTTCACACAAAGTCAAAGTCCTGTGAGTACACCCATACCCACACCCGTGGCCATGGGTTGGCCCGTTGCGGCTCACACGCACATGCACTCAAACTCGACTCAGCTTGGTGTGCACGTGTGGTCTATGCTATAAATTATAGCTAATGGCATAGCCTCCCataagaccaaattcacatgttccctgaaaggggctcaagccttGTGCAAAAAGCCTTTCTTATATACATGAATTTTTTTTGGGCAAATCCAATGTAAGATTAAACCCACTACACAACAAAGTAacccaatttttttaaaattatggagggaaaccaaaaaaattcaaaaatataattTTGAAACACAAATACTAAGGAATAAATATAAGGCTTTCATTAGATATAAATTTGAGGTTGAAAATCAGTTAAGTACGAATATTAGAAGACTTAGAACAAATAGAAGAGGAGAGTATGAATCTTCTCATTTTAGAGAATTGTGTGAGAAGGGTATGATAATTCACAAAACTAAGCCCCCTATACCCTAGAATAGGATGAAATAACAAAATGTAAGAATATAACTCTTAAAAAGATTataaatgctatgttaaatagttcaagcTTACCTGTAAGCATGTGGGGAAAAGCAATTTTGTTAGCCTATTATATTGTAAATAGGATTTTTTCTAAGTCTACTGAgtaaacaccatatgaactttggaaTAACCAtattcctagttataaatatctTGAAGTGTGAGGGTGTCTTGTCAAGGTAGAATTGCTTGAAACTAAGAAAATGAAACTAGGTCTTAAAACGACTAACTGTATATTTATAAGATACGCAAAAAATAGTGCGGCTTACAGGTTTTTAGTTCTAAAGACTAGGAATAATATTATAAATCATAATACAATTATAAAAACTAGCGATGCAAAGTTATTTGAGAACAttttccctatgaaatctaagtctATAGCAATAGAGGAAGTTAGTGTATCAAGTTTTGCATTTATCAGTAAATGTGTTGACAAGAAGGTAATAGAAGAGTTAGAATCAAGAAAAAGTATTAGAGCTAGAAGAGGAAGTAACTTAGGAGATGATTTTTCTCACATTCTAAATAGAAGATTATCCTACAACTTAAGAAGAAtcgattaactctccagatgcaatcTTTTATAATGAAGCAATAAATGACGAGTTAAAATCTATTATATCCAATAACACTTGGGAACATGTAAATCTATTACTtgaaaacaaacaaacaagttgtaaatgggtgttt
Coding sequences:
- the LOC131248222 gene encoding uncharacterized protein LOC131248222, which gives rise to MKEMVDGIGNGFWWWAGASSAQLAAAVASYRRGCAGRETLMPFKAFTVASLFVGAGASAVAGILHASGIRTVEDLKEVGANTRRGLGIRPRGES
- the LOC131248221 gene encoding transcription termination factor MTEF18, mitochondrial isoform X2, producing the protein MHSPPLSNHISRLFYHSLRRISTVRRPQALIEAQEALTDYLHSTRSLPFTHAEHISTNSPSSLSALLSKIKFPSSNVSHVLHRFLRYHPINEFEFFFESIGLSPPEIPAFLPAHQFFLSDASNLVSVVRALVEYGFPWNKLGRIYKEEVSIFGEDLGRLKERLRELEALGFNRVSVVGICLAFPSVLDGNGSLGGGVDALLDDLKRVFFDFDLVGSVGGNLDACYEVCRKIRVFYDLGCEKGKTGELIGTNRDILFEFVEEVLVEKVEFFCRLGARKEDVGLFILRCPEILKFELEGRVITIFDYLEQLGLDHKELTSIVCQYPHVLGKNRLRNLPQSMRALDLHSWFADKIMNGNHHLLPGFVTGNYEEELEKDFRNDIERINHPTKHHHMSGKLDFLLQIGFGNNRHSIEILRHMHGTGIQLQERFNCLLQMGIEHSKLCKMISMSPKILNQNTDMLKQKLGFTLMAFYPFIPGFLQMIFR
- the LOC131248221 gene encoding transcription termination factor MTEF18, mitochondrial isoform X1 gives rise to the protein MHSPPLSNHISRLFYHSLRRISTVRRPQALIEAQEALTDYLHSTRSLPFTHAEHISTNSPSSLSALLSKIKFPSSNVSHVLHRFLRYHPINEFEFFFESIGLSPPEIPAFLPAHQFFLSDASNLVSVVRALVEYGFPWNKLGRIYKEEVSIFGEDLGRLKERLRELEALGFNRVSVVGICLAFPSVLDGNGSLGGGVDALLDDLKRVFFDFDLVGSVGGNLDACYEVCRKIRVFYDLGCEKGKTGELIGTNRDILFEFVEEVLVEKVEFFCRLGARKEDVGLFILRCPEILKFELEGRVITIFDYLEQLGLDHKELTSIVCQYPHVLGKNRLRNLPQSMRALDLHSWFADKIMNGNHHLLPGFVTGNYEEELEKDFRNDIERINHPTKHHHMSGKLDFLLQIGFGNNRHSIEILRHMHGTGIQLQERFNCLLQMGIEHSKLCKMISMSPKILNQNTDMLKQKVNFFFNEMHCSLEQLYAFPWYLCYDLENRIKPRYQFLSRLREKGLLEMHYSPATVITATEKNFIGYLLKIHRAAPKQWFESSLKRPGNGNLET